A genomic segment from Triticum dicoccoides isolate Atlit2015 ecotype Zavitan chromosome 1A, WEW_v2.0, whole genome shotgun sequence encodes:
- the LOC119355487 gene encoding uncharacterized protein LOC119355487, whose protein sequence is MSSSNKISLKLLVDTKSKKVLFAEAGKEFVDFVFSLLTLPIGAVVKLISAGTMQGSIGRLYQSVDNIGSSYLQPNKDKSELLQPKVLHPDARELLLLQGGGGEGSSPSSPLARFKMYTCAGYCATATMEAKAACPQCKQAMATEVTFVLPSAAPKTSSTAAAAGDETGGYVKGLVTYMVTDGLEVTPMSAISSITLINKFSVNKDVELAEKFVSVGMDEGLGLLKAALRSDTVLSDVFLAKKK, encoded by the coding sequence ATGTCTTCCAGCAACAAGATCTCGCTGAAGCTGCTGGTGGACACCAAGTCCAAGAAGGTGCTGTTCGCGGAGGCCGGCAAGGAGTTCGTCGACTTCGTCTTCAGCCTGCTGACCCTGCCCATCGGCGCCGTGGTGAAGCTCATCTCCGCCGGCACCATGCAGGGGAGCATCGGCCGCCTGTACCAGAGCGTCGACAACATTGGCTCCTCCTACCTGCAGCCCAACAAGGACAAGTCCGAGCTGCTCCAGCCCAAGGTGCTGCACCCGGACGCCCGGGAGCTGCTGCTCCtgcagggcggcggtggcgaggggTCGTCCCCGTCCTCCCCGCTGGCCAGGTTCAAGATGTACACCTGCGCAGGCTACTGCGCcaccgccaccatggaggccaaggctgCGTGCCCGCAGTGCAAGCAGGCCATGGCCACCGAGGTCACGTTCGTGCTGCCGTCCGCCGCGCCCAAGACCTCGTCCACGGCGGCTGCGGCCGGCGACGAGACCGGCGGGTACGTAAAGGGGCTCGTCACCTACATGGTCACGGACGGGCTGGAGGTGACCCCCATGTCCGCCATCTCCAGCATCACCCTCATCAACAAGTTCAGCGTCAACAAGGACGTGGAGCTCGCCGAGAAGTTCGTCAGCGTCGGCATGGACGAGGGGCTCGGCCTCCTCAAGGCGGCACTGCGCTCCGACACCGTGCTCTCCGACGTCTTCCTCGCAAAGAAGAAGTGA